The following are encoded in a window of Verrucomicrobiota bacterium genomic DNA:
- a CDS encoding branched-chain amino acid ABC transporter permease — MDYLLHILILIGIYAILSVSLDLIAGYAGMLSVAHAAFYGVGAYVGALMALRLGAPFLVNLICAFLLGGFLGALVGVTSLRLRNQHVVITTFALQVAIFSLMNNWLELTRGPLGIPGIPRPVLFGLKVSTHLHFLLLVLAVSAATLWAIWRITLSPFGRVLAAIREDEAFAEATGKNVAACKVLVFLVGGGFAAVGGVLYAYYISFVDPTSFTIMESIFIICIVVVGGAGSSWGPVLGAIILVGLPELLRFLGLPAAVAAGVRQVIYGVALVTFVMWRPQGVLGKYSFDQGGS; from the coding sequence ATGGACTACCTTCTCCACATCTTGATTTTGATAGGCATTTACGCGATTCTCTCCGTGTCGCTTGATCTTATTGCCGGCTATGCGGGCATGCTGTCTGTGGCACATGCCGCGTTCTATGGCGTTGGAGCGTATGTCGGTGCGCTCATGGCTTTGAGGCTTGGGGCTCCCTTCCTAGTCAACCTCATCTGCGCCTTCCTGCTCGGAGGCTTCCTTGGGGCACTCGTGGGAGTGACTTCACTGCGCTTGCGGAATCAGCATGTCGTGATCACGACCTTTGCCCTTCAAGTTGCCATCTTCAGTCTGATGAACAACTGGTTGGAGCTCACTCGCGGCCCTTTGGGGATTCCCGGCATCCCGCGCCCGGTGCTGTTCGGCCTGAAGGTGTCGACGCACTTGCACTTTCTGCTCCTCGTCCTAGCGGTGAGTGCGGCAACTTTGTGGGCAATCTGGCGCATAACCCTTTCGCCCTTCGGTCGGGTGCTTGCGGCAATCCGGGAAGACGAAGCCTTTGCTGAGGCCACGGGTAAAAACGTGGCCGCGTGCAAGGTACTGGTCTTCCTGGTCGGCGGCGGCTTTGCAGCGGTTGGAGGTGTTCTCTATGCGTACTACATCAGCTTCGTCGATCCGACCAGTTTCACGATAATGGAGTCTATCTTCATCATCTGCATCGTAGTTGTCGGCGGTGCTGGGAGCTCCTGGGGACCAGTACTCGGTGCCATCATCCTTGTCGGGCTTCCCGAGTTGCTCCGATTCCTTGGTTTGCCGGCAGCGGTGGCGGCTGGCGTGCGCCAGGTCATCTATGGCGTCGCTCTTGTGACGTTTGTCATGTGGAGGCCGCAAGGTGTTCTCGGGAAGTACTCATTTGACCAAGGCGGCTCCTAG
- a CDS encoding ABC transporter ATP-binding protein — MVCEVLKANSIDKRFDGVVALSGFSCGVREGEVLGLIGPNGAGKTTLFNVIGGFVKPERGRIVFMGSELTGKPPHKVARRGVARTFQDLRLIRRLSVMENVLLSFRKQPGEKLANVFLRPGLSTRCEKKNHDTASLLLREAGLVDRMNDSANDISYGQQKLLSLICCLAADADLLLLDEPVAGIAPQMIQQVLKIIRGLPDRGKTVMLIEHDMDAVAQVCDRVIFMDAGRKVCEGTPDEVREDPRVIEAYLT; from the coding sequence ATGGTATGCGAGGTGCTGAAGGCTAACAGCATTGACAAACGCTTCGACGGAGTTGTCGCCCTGTCGGGCTTCTCGTGTGGGGTGCGGGAAGGCGAGGTGCTGGGCCTGATTGGCCCCAACGGGGCCGGCAAGACGACGCTCTTCAACGTAATAGGCGGCTTCGTCAAGCCTGAGCGCGGTCGTATCGTATTCATGGGGAGCGAGCTGACGGGAAAGCCACCGCACAAGGTAGCCAGGCGCGGAGTTGCCAGAACGTTCCAGGACCTGCGTCTGATCCGTCGCCTGAGCGTCATGGAAAACGTTCTGTTGTCCTTCCGGAAACAACCCGGAGAGAAGCTGGCAAACGTGTTCCTCCGTCCAGGGTTAAGCACCAGGTGCGAGAAGAAGAATCATGACACAGCGTCCTTGCTGCTGAGAGAAGCCGGCCTCGTCGACAGAATGAATGATTCAGCTAACGACATCTCGTACGGGCAGCAGAAGCTCCTGTCACTCATCTGCTGTCTGGCCGCTGACGCGGACCTCCTGCTTCTCGATGAACCAGTTGCCGGCATCGCCCCTCAGATGATTCAGCAAGTACTGAAGATCATCCGCGGCCTGCCTGACCGCGGCAAGACGGTCATGCTTATCGAGCATGACATGGATGCGGTGGCGCAGGTGTGCGATCGGGTGATTTTCATGGATGCGGGAAGGAAGGTCTGCGAGGGGACGCCGGATGAGGTGCGCGAGGATCCGCGCGTGATCGAGGCGTACCTGACCTGA
- a CDS encoding branched-chain amino acid ABC transporter permease yields the protein MAVQVILNGLIAASLTFLVASGFALILRTAGFLHFSHGAVFALGPYVTVVIAAGAGAPLVLAVACAVAVCALVGCSMEFGVYRPLRRKGATSLVMVLASFGLYIALENLIGLTFGVNVRTLGFTDMEPGIKLLGARITEMQLLSLGVAAVYGVGAAVLLHATRIGKVVRAVGISGILAEVCGVKTDRVILTVFALGSAMAGLGGIISALDVGMTPGMGLKVVMLGLVATVVGGANRLSGVALGSLLVGMTDHMGAWLVGSQWRDAVLFTFLLGVLLLGPRQAMTRRTDVAGV from the coding sequence GTGGCAGTGCAGGTGATCCTCAACGGCCTCATTGCGGCCAGCCTTACCTTCCTCGTGGCAAGTGGGTTTGCCCTCATTCTCAGAACGGCGGGCTTCCTGCACTTCTCGCACGGTGCCGTCTTCGCTCTAGGCCCTTACGTCACCGTCGTGATTGCCGCCGGAGCAGGTGCCCCTCTCGTATTGGCGGTGGCATGCGCCGTCGCTGTCTGTGCGCTGGTCGGGTGCAGCATGGAGTTCGGCGTCTACAGGCCGCTTCGTCGGAAGGGCGCCACGTCCCTTGTCATGGTCCTGGCTTCGTTTGGTCTATACATCGCGCTGGAGAACTTGATAGGCTTGACTTTCGGTGTGAATGTGCGAACCCTCGGGTTCACGGACATGGAACCTGGCATTAAGCTGCTCGGCGCCAGGATCACTGAGATGCAGCTTCTGTCTCTGGGAGTAGCCGCAGTGTATGGCGTGGGAGCCGCAGTCCTTCTGCACGCCACCAGAATCGGTAAGGTAGTCCGCGCGGTGGGGATTAGCGGCATCCTGGCCGAGGTCTGTGGTGTGAAGACCGACCGGGTCATTCTGACCGTCTTCGCCCTGGGCTCTGCGATGGCCGGACTGGGAGGCATCATTTCGGCTCTTGATGTGGGCATGACGCCTGGAATGGGATTGAAGGTGGTCATGCTGGGGCTAGTGGCAACTGTTGTTGGTGGTGCCAATCGACTCTCAGGTGTCGCTCTTGGCTCGCTTCTCGTCGGGATGACGGACCACATGGGTGCCTGGCTGGTCGGCTCGCAGTGGCGAGATGCTGTCCTGTTCACCTTTCTTCTAGGTGTCCTGCTTCTTGGCCCACGTCAGGCCATGACCAGACGTACTGACGTGGCGGGTGTCTAG
- a CDS encoding ABC transporter ATP-binding protein: MLSVKALETGYGKKQVLFGVSLEVGRGEIVAVIGPNGAGKSTVLKTVVGLLYPWTGHIVFEGSSTNGSSPARNVARGITFSPQGNRVFDELTVKENLEIGGFRLPRRELKGRIEEAFEFFPVLRERARTRAGKLSGGEQQMVALARALVPKPKLLMLDEPSLGLAPNLVTAAFEKIAEVNRETGVAVLIVEQKVRQVLELCHRVYSLKLGRVAFEGRPDELKDNREKLKELFL, translated from the coding sequence ATGCTGAGCGTCAAAGCACTGGAGACAGGATACGGCAAGAAGCAGGTGCTCTTCGGCGTCTCGCTGGAGGTCGGCCGTGGGGAGATCGTGGCCGTCATCGGCCCGAACGGCGCAGGTAAGTCGACGGTGCTGAAAACGGTCGTCGGGTTGCTTTACCCCTGGACGGGCCACATCGTTTTTGAGGGCTCGTCCACGAATGGCTCTTCGCCGGCACGGAACGTGGCTCGTGGCATCACCTTCTCGCCCCAGGGCAATCGCGTCTTCGACGAGCTGACCGTGAAGGAGAACCTGGAGATCGGCGGTTTCAGGTTGCCGCGGCGGGAGCTAAAGGGGCGGATCGAGGAGGCATTCGAGTTCTTTCCCGTGCTGAGGGAGCGGGCACGGACCAGGGCGGGCAAGCTGTCCGGCGGGGAGCAGCAGATGGTGGCACTGGCGCGTGCGTTGGTGCCGAAGCCGAAGCTGCTCATGCTCGACGAGCCGTCGCTGGGTTTGGCCCCCAACCTCGTGACCGCCGCTTTCGAGAAGATCGCCGAGGTCAACCGTGAGACCGGGGTAGCCGTCCTCATCGTCGAGCAGAAGGTGCGGCAGGTGCTGGAGCTCTGCCATCGCGTCTACTCCCTGAAGCTCGGCCGCGTGGCCTTCGAGGGCCGTCCCGACGAGCTCAAGGACAACCGCGAGAAGCTCAAGGAGCTGTTCCTGTAG